The DNA region TTAGCAGCCCGGCCGATCGAAACTCGGATTCGGACCAAGTCGGTAGAACCACATCCGTGACTGGTTGGCCAGCGGGGCCCTCAAGGTTCAGGACACGAAACGGCGGCTGGGCCACACCTCGCCCTTTTGAGAGGAGAGCCGCGTACTCGTCCGCCTCGAAGAAGCTCACATCGAGCCGAGCGAAAGGATTGGTATCCGCAAACCAGTAGCGACCGCTCGGGCGACGGTCCTCGCTGAAGGGCCGGAAGAGGACGATCGTGAGTTCATGGTGGAGACGCCGGATTACGTCCCATCCGACATCCACGCTCGCATGCACCACGAGATCGATAT from Phycisphaeraceae bacterium includes:
- a CDS encoding nucleotidyltransferase domain-containing protein, whose product is MKQLEDLLARIPKILDATEGVRGASYFGSVAKGSTDRFSDIDLVVHASVDVGWDVIRRLHHELTIVLFRPFSEDRRPSGRYWFADTNPFARLDVSFFEADEYAALLSKGRGVAQPPFRVLNLEGPAGQPVTDVVLPTWSESEFRSAGLLRAFQEAAKGEAREHWILRTSDEVKREFEAHRDTKDPSMAARLYRASLEVLNRSV